In Blautia sp. SC05B48, a single genomic region encodes these proteins:
- a CDS encoding glycyl-radical enzyme activating protein: MDYLDTKGRIFDIQKYSVHDGPGIRTIVFLKGCVLRCRWCCNPESQEYRIQNMKVLGEDKVIGRDVTVREMIEEVEKDRAYYYRSGGGITLSGGECMCQADFSRDLLRAAKERGINTAVESMACAPWEKIEQVLPYLDVYLMDIKHMNQEKHKEFTGRANGLMLENARRVALYGKTRLVIRVPVIPTFNDSVEEIQAIARFAASLPGVNKIHLLPYHRLGQDKYEGLGRPYLMEGILPPTAEHMQMLKNAVHAVCGLDCQIGG; the protein is encoded by the coding sequence ATGGACTATTTGGATACAAAGGGCAGGATCTTTGATATTCAGAAATATTCAGTACACGATGGACCGGGTATCCGTACCATCGTGTTCCTGAAGGGCTGCGTTCTCCGCTGCCGCTGGTGCTGTAATCCGGAATCACAGGAATACCGGATCCAGAACATGAAGGTTCTGGGAGAAGATAAAGTGATCGGCCGCGACGTGACAGTTCGTGAAATGATCGAAGAGGTGGAAAAGGACCGTGCCTATTATTACCGTTCCGGAGGCGGGATCACCCTTTCCGGAGGGGAATGTATGTGTCAGGCGGACTTTTCCAGAGATCTTCTCCGCGCGGCAAAGGAGAGAGGAATCAACACAGCGGTAGAAAGTATGGCCTGTGCCCCATGGGAAAAGATCGAACAGGTACTTCCCTATCTGGATGTATATCTGATGGATATCAAGCATATGAATCAGGAAAAACATAAAGAATTTACAGGACGGGCCAACGGACTGATGCTGGAGAATGCAAGAAGGGTTGCGCTCTACGGAAAAACCAGACTGGTGATCCGCGTTCCGGTGATCCCCACATTTAATGATTCTGTGGAAGAAATCCAGGCAATCGCAAGATTTGCAGCATCCCTTCCGGGCGTAAACAAGATCCATCTTCTTCCGTACCACAGACTGGGACAGGATAAATATGAAGGACTTGGCAGACCCTATTTAATGGAAGGAATCCTTCCGCCCACAGCAGAACATATGCAGATGCTGAAGAATGCAGTGCATGCGGTATGCGGCCTGGACTGCCAGATCGGCGGCTGA
- a CDS encoding class II aldolase/adducin family protein, protein MVNEFEIKKQLCDIGKRIYNRNMVAANDGNFSVKVAENEYLCTPTGVSKGFMTPEFICKVDGKGNVIQANPGFKPSSEIKMHMRVYEKRPDVGSVVHAHPIYATSFAIAGIPLTQPIMPEAVIALGCVPIAEYGTPSTMEIPDNLEKYLPYFDAVLLENHGALTWSTDLNAAYMKMESVEFYAQLLYQTKLLGGPKEFDKENIEKLYAIRRKFGMPGKHPASLCLNKDGKNCHNCGGACHSEDYKQFPGYQYDFVGKDCDCDKDAAPAADAAKNDAELVAQITKQVMAQLGLK, encoded by the coding sequence ATGGTAAACGAGTTTGAAATCAAAAAACAGCTTTGTGACATCGGTAAGAGAATTTACAACCGTAACATGGTTGCAGCTAACGACGGAAACTTTTCTGTTAAAGTAGCTGAGAATGAATATCTTTGCACACCAACTGGTGTATCCAAAGGATTCATGACACCAGAGTTCATCTGTAAAGTAGATGGCAAGGGTAATGTAATCCAGGCTAACCCGGGATTCAAACCATCATCTGAGATCAAGATGCACATGAGAGTATATGAGAAGAGACCGGACGTAGGATCTGTTGTACATGCTCATCCGATCTATGCAACATCTTTCGCAATCGCAGGTATTCCGCTTACACAGCCGATCATGCCGGAGGCAGTTATCGCCCTTGGATGCGTTCCGATCGCTGAGTATGGTACACCTTCCACAATGGAGATTCCGGACAACCTTGAGAAATACCTTCCATACTTTGATGCAGTACTTCTTGAGAACCACGGAGCACTTACATGGAGCACAGACCTTAACGCTGCATACATGAAGATGGAGTCTGTAGAGTTCTACGCACAGCTTCTGTATCAGACCAAGCTCCTTGGCGGACCGAAGGAATTCGACAAAGAGAACATCGAGAAACTCTATGCCATCCGTCGTAAATTTGGTATGCCTGGTAAACATCCGGCAAGCCTCTGCCTGAACAAAGACGGCAAGAACTGCCACAACTGCGGTGGTGCATGCCACAGTGAGGACTACAAACAGTTCCCGGGATATCAGTATGATTTCGTTGGAAAAGACTGTGATTGTGATAAAGATGCAGCTCCTGCAGCAGATGCAGCAAAGAATGATGCAGAGCTTGTTGCTCAGATCACAAAACAGGTTATGGCTCAGCTTGGCCTGAAATAA
- a CDS encoding aldehyde dehydrogenase family protein: protein MPISENMVQEIVQEVMAKMQIADAPAGKHGVFKDMNDAIEAAKKAQLVVKTMSMDQREKIITCIRKKIKENAEVLARMGVEETGMGNVGDKILKHHLVADKTPGTEDITTTAWSGDRGLTLIEMGPFGVIGAITPCTNPSETVLCNTMGMLAGGNTVVFNPHPAAVKTSIYAINLLNEASLESGGPDNIAVTVEKPTLETSNIMMKHKDIHLIAATGGPGVVTAVLSSGKRGIGAGAGNPPALVDATADIRKAAQDIVNGCTFDNNLPCIAEKEVVAVSSVVDELMHYMLTENDCYLASKEEQDKLVETVLAGGKLNRKCVGRDAKTLLSMIGVQAPANTRCIIFEGPKEHPLITTELMMPILGIVRAKDFDDAVEQAVWLEHGNRHSAHIHSKNIDNITKYAKAIDTAILVKNGPSYSALGFGGEGFCTFTIASRTGEGLTSASTFTKRRRCVMTDSLCIR from the coding sequence ATGCCAATAAGTGAGAATATGGTACAGGAAATTGTACAGGAAGTTATGGCAAAGATGCAGATTGCAGATGCTCCGGCCGGAAAACATGGCGTTTTCAAGGATATGAATGATGCTATCGAAGCAGCCAAGAAGGCTCAGCTGGTAGTTAAGACAATGTCTATGGACCAGAGAGAAAAGATCATCACCTGCATCCGCAAGAAGATCAAAGAAAATGCGGAAGTACTGGCACGTATGGGTGTTGAGGAAACTGGTATGGGTAATGTGGGAGATAAGATCCTGAAGCATCACCTGGTAGCAGACAAGACACCTGGAACAGAAGACATTACAACAACTGCATGGTCCGGAGACAGAGGACTGACTCTGATCGAGATGGGACCGTTTGGTGTTATCGGTGCGATCACACCATGCACTAACCCAAGTGAAACAGTTCTCTGCAACACAATGGGTATGCTGGCAGGCGGAAATACAGTAGTATTCAACCCACATCCGGCAGCAGTTAAAACTTCTATTTACGCAATCAATCTTTTAAATGAGGCTTCCCTGGAATCAGGCGGCCCGGATAATATCGCTGTCACAGTTGAGAAACCAACCCTTGAGACAAGCAATATTATGATGAAACATAAAGATATCCATCTGATCGCAGCAACAGGAGGTCCTGGTGTTGTGACAGCAGTTCTTTCCTCTGGTAAGAGAGGAATCGGTGCAGGAGCAGGAAACCCGCCGGCACTGGTTGATGCTACTGCTGATATCCGTAAGGCAGCTCAGGATATCGTAAACGGATGTACATTCGATAACAACCTTCCATGTATCGCAGAGAAGGAAGTTGTTGCAGTATCTTCCGTAGTTGATGAGTTAATGCACTACATGCTTACAGAAAATGACTGCTACCTTGCATCCAAGGAAGAGCAGGATAAGCTTGTTGAAACTGTACTTGCAGGCGGCAAGCTGAACCGTAAATGTGTAGGACGTGATGCGAAGACACTTCTTTCCATGATCGGAGTTCAGGCACCGGCAAACACCCGCTGCATTATCTTCGAGGGACCGAAGGAGCATCCGCTTATCACAACAGAGCTTATGATGCCGATCCTCGGAATCGTAAGAGCAAAGGATTTTGATGACGCTGTAGAGCAGGCTGTATGGCTTGAGCATGGCAACCGTCATTCCGCACATATTCATTCCAAGAATATTGATAACATTACAAAATATGCGAAAGCAATCGACACAGCAATCCTTGTAAAGAACGGCCCGTCCTATTCCGCACTTGGATTCGGTGGAGAAGGCTTCTGTACATTTACCATTGCAAGCCGTACCGGTGAGGGACTTACAAGCGCAAGCACATTCACAAAGAGAAGACGTTGCGTAATGACAGACAGCCTTTGCATTCGTTGA